Part of the Trueperaceae bacterium genome is shown below.
GGTGGCCCCGCCGCCGGCCCGGACGGTGCGGGCTCGCGGGTCCACCTGCACGCCCCGCATCGGGGAGAGGTCGAGCACGAGCCCGCCGTCGCAGGTGCCGAAGCCTGCCACGTTGTGGCCTCCGCCGCGGACGGCCAGGGGGATGCCGCGCTCGCGGGCGTGTCCGACGCCGGCGATGATGTCCGCCACGCCGCGGCAGCGGAGGACCGCGGCCGGTCGCCTGTCGATCATCCCGTTCCACACGCCGCGCGCGGACGCGAAACCGGGGTCCTCGGTGGTGACGAGCTGTTCGCCTACCTGGGAACGGAGCGCTGCGAGGTCCATCCGCTTACCTCCCGGGCCACGGCGCCGCGGTCGCTGCCGCCATCGCTGGGCCGCCTGACTTCTTGCTTCGTTCGTGAGACTAAAGTATCATGATGAGCATGTCAATCTCATATGCCGAGGTCGGGCGGACGAGCCAGAAGGCGCGTACCCGCGCGGCCCTCGTCAAAGCTGCGCGGGAGCTGCTGGCGACCGGCACGACCCCTACCGTCGAGGAGGCGGCCGAGGCGGCCGGGATCTCGCGCGCGACCGCGTACCGCTACTTCCCGAACCGGCACGACCTGCTCGTGGCAGCGCATCCCGAGGTGGAGGCCGAGTCCTTGCTGGGCGACGACCCGCCGCAGGACCCCGCGGAGCGGCTCGATGCGGTGGTGGTCAGGCTGGCCGAGATCTTCCTCGGCGCCGAGGCCAGCTACCGCGCGATGCTCCGCCTCTCCCTGGAGCCCGACGAGAGGCGCCGCAGCGGGCTCGCCCTGCGCCAGGGGCTGCGGTTCCGCTGGATCGAGGAGGCCCTGGAGCCGGTCGAGGGGAGGCTGCCTCCCGAGGAGTGGCAGCGCCTCGTGCAGGCCGTCGCGGCCGCCGTCGGCATCGAGGCCCTCGTGGTCCTCACCGACCTCGGCGGCCTGTCGCGGG
Proteins encoded:
- a CDS encoding TetR/AcrR family transcriptional regulator, translating into MSISYAEVGRTSQKARTRAALVKAARELLATGTTPTVEEAAEAAGISRATAYRYFPNRHDLLVAAHPEVEAESLLGDDPPQDPAERLDAVVVRLAEIFLGAEASYRAMLRLSLEPDERRRSGLALRQGLRFRWIEEALEPVEGRLPPEEWQRLVQAVAAAVGIEALVVLTDLGGLSRERAVEVMRWSAQALLRAALEGA